CCAAGTCCCGCTTTGATTCACCCCGAGAGCGCAAGGAAGGTGGCCCCCGCCCCCAGCGCACGTACGCCGAGCGCGCTGCCGCACGGGGAACGGATCGCCCGGATTCCGCCTTCTCCAAGACACGACCCGATGGCAGCTTCAAGCCCCGCAGCGAATTCGAGGACCGGCCCCGGCCCTACGCCAAGCCGACCAAGCCCCGCCCCGACAGCGCGGAACGGCCCCGGAAAACCTGGGAGGATCGCGCCGCCAAGCCTGAGGTGAAGGACACGCCGCGCCCCTGGAAGCCCAACAAACCCGCCGCCAAGCACGCGGAGGACAGGCCCGCAAAGACCTGGAAGAAGAAGTAGTCCAGACGTGCCTACTTCCAAAACGAAGGGCGCCTTTTGGCGCCCTTCGTTTTGGAGCAATCGACCCTCTCGATCCGTGCTAAACCGGCTCAGGCGTTGGGATCCGTGGCGTTCAGGTCCACGGGTTTGGGCTCTTCCACCTGCTTGGGTCGACCCCACACCTTGTTCTCCATGGGCTGGCTGGCAGCCTTGTCGCGGGCCTCCTTCACCTTTTGGATGGCCTCGGCATCGCTGCCGGATTTGGGTACCGTGCCGGGCTTGAAGGCCAGGTGCAGCACCCGGTCCGCCGTGGCGGAGGTCGCCAGCAGGCCCGTGTAGCGGTCGACGTCCGCCCACTCCATGCCCTCCGGCGCCTTGAATTCCTCCTTCTCGCCCGTGGTGGGAAGGGCCGCCTTCATGAAGTCGATCCAGATGGGCAGAGCCACCTTGGCCCCATCGGCGCCGCGGAAGATGGTCTTCTTCTCATCCAGGCCCACCCACACGCCGCAGACTACCTTCGTGGAGAAGCCGATGAACCAGCCGTCGGTGTGATCGTCCGTGGTGCCGGTCTTGCCCGCGATGGGCCACTGCAGTTCCGCGCCCGCCCGGGCCCCGGTGCCCGCATAGGCAACCCCCTGAAGGCACTGGATGAGCTGGAAGTTGCTCATGGGATCCAGCACCTGTTCGGTGGCGGCGCCGCCATGGGTTTCCAGCACACGGCCATTGCGATCCGCCACCTTCTTGATGAAGAAGGGAACCGGCGCCTGCAGGCCGCCATTGGCGATGGTGGCGTAACCCCGGACCATCTCCCTCAGGGTGAAATCGCCGGAGCCCAGGGCCATGCTGGGATAGGGCGGAATGCTGCCGGTGAGGCCGCATTTCCGCGCGAAATCGATGACATTCAGCACGCCGGTTTCCTCGAGCGTGCGCACCGCGGGCACATTGCGCGAATCCCGCAGGGCTTCCCAGATGGGAATGGGGCCCCAGAAATCGCGCTCATAGTTCTTGGGCTCATAAGGTTTCACGCCGGGCCGCAAGGGCTTGAAATCCGTGGTGCCATCGGGGTGCGTGACGGTCAGGTAATCCACGGTATCAAGGAAGCGGGTGGGCACATCCTCCACCATGGTCGCGGGCGTCTTTCCGGCGGTGAAGGCCGCACCGTAGACAAAGGCCTTCATGGTGGAACCAACTTGGCGCAGGGCCTGGGTGGCGCGGTTGAATTTCGAGCGGTTGAAATCGTAGCCGCCCACCATGGCGCGGATCTCACCCGACCTCGGATCCACGGCCATCAAGGCGCCTTCCACGGATGGATCCTGGTCGAGCTCCAGGGTTTTCGGAGTGCCATCGTCAGAGGTCTTCACCGTGAACAAGGGCGCTGCGCCCCTGGGCAGCAATTTCTGGATATCCTTCCCCGCCCAGGCGAAGGCGCTCTCAGGCACATCCAAC
This sequence is a window from Geothrix sp. PMB-07. Protein-coding genes within it:
- a CDS encoding penicillin-binding protein 1A, which produces MASKTASSPIRSWFRRSWFRRAAWALLALVVLGGATLAVSWSVLSRDADSFLTLFAMRVPKTITKVLDQNGNVIGIFAEEHRVVIPYGDIPKAYINGLVATEDADFWEHGGVSAWGALRSVKNLVTSFGRRREGFSTLTMQLIRTVTAKRQKRLDRKLKEIILARKIEKAYSKKQIIEMYANEVYFGGGRYGIEAAAEFYFGKSAPQLNTEECAMLAGLVQNPNWYNPYNPDPKARAAAKARRNHVLIRMVKEGYLKAAEASLLVEKPIRLARENAHEEAVAPYVVEEVRKYLYEKYGREQVLNGGLEVTTTVDSYWQEAANEAVRKGLKAVDRRRGFRKEAVQFVSDPETTQLNGWKRYFEVGDSVRGVILGWKAGAAQVRIGKTQLDVPESAFAWAGKDIQKLLPRGAAPLFTVKTSDDGTPKTLELDQDPSVEGALMAVDPRSGEIRAMVGGYDFNRSKFNRATQALRQVGSTMKAFVYGAAFTAGKTPATMVEDVPTRFLDTVDYLTVTHPDGTTDFKPLRPGVKPYEPKNYERDFWGPIPIWEALRDSRNVPAVRTLEETGVLNVIDFARKCGLTGSIPPYPSMALGSGDFTLREMVRGYATIANGGLQAPVPFFIKKVADRNGRVLETHGGAATEQVLDPMSNFQLIQCLQGVAYAGTGARAGAELQWPIAGKTGTTDDHTDGWFIGFSTKVVCGVWVGLDEKKTIFRGADGAKVALPIWIDFMKAALPTTGEKEEFKAPEGMEWADVDRYTGLLATSATADRVLHLAFKPGTVPKSGSDAEAIQKVKEARDKAASQPMENKVWGRPKQVEEPKPVDLNATDPNA